Sequence from the Peromyscus eremicus chromosome 4, PerEre_H2_v1, whole genome shotgun sequence genome:
TGCACATGATACACACAAGAGCAAGTCAACCAAACTTCAATCCTAGATGGGAGATGTGCTTTTCAGGCGTCATTCTTTATTGAGAAGCTATTGCGGTTGGTAGCTCCTAGGCAAAGTAGAATTATTCTTCTTTGAGAATGTTCCCACTGGGAGGTTTCCCATGCTTCAGTGGATGACACGAGACCCATGCATATGAACAATACTGACAAGACTGAGtaggctataaaaaaaaaaaagatacgaaGTTGGGAGGGAAACCTATTGGAAAGTTAAAGGATGGAAATCAAGAAatagatatgatcatattttattaaatatgtgtatgaaattctcaagaataaagaaaaattgtaggttaaaaagaaaaacaaatatcccTGGTAAATACTGCCAGAATTCCCtacatgtgattttaaaaaatcttattgtCTATGTTTTAAATTTCTTAGTATAGGCTTCTAGCTTCTTTATGTCTAAGAATTTATATCAAAAATATTCCTTGGGAATTGAGGCTTGTGATTATTATAATCTTCACTTTGTAAATATTTGTAATTACTTCTGTTTTCAGAAGGGATTGTCTCACCTTCCTAAGTAGAAgaaaaatagactaaatattggtGTATATAAACAATGTAGAAAGGCAGATTTTCACTGCGATTGGTCAAAATGCACTTCTATGTTCACAATGCAAGCACTTAGGAGATCTTTCTGTAACTCAGTAGCTGTCTGCATACTCTCTTCATTGCCATCTTCATTTCCTGATTCCTGAATGTGTAGATCACAGGATTCAGAAAGGGAGTGAAAACTGCGTCAAATATGGCCAGAAATTTATCCAGGTGTATGGTGGAAGATGGCCATGTATAGACAAATATCAAAGGACCAAAGAATAAGACCACCACAGAGATATGAGCTGAAAGTGTGGACAGGGCTTTAGAGGAACCACTTGAAGAGTGTTTTTGTACAGTGATTATGATGACAATATAGGAAATGATCAGTATGATGAAGGAGCCCACAGAGATGAACCCACTGTTGGCTGTGACCATGAACTCTAGTTTATGGGTGTCTATGCAGGCAAGTTTGATGAAACGGGGAAGGTCACAATAGAAGCTGTCCAACACATTTGGTCCACAGAAAGGTAAATTAACTACAAAAGCCAGTTGAACAAGAGAGTGTGTAAGGCCAACTAACCAAGCAGTCACTACAAAGGAAAGACACATTCTTGGGCCCATAATGGTCAGGTAATGGAGGGGTTTACATATGGCTACATATCTATCAAAGGCCATGGCTATGAGTAAAACCATCTCCACACCACCAATGACATGGATGGAGAAGATCTGAATGACACAGCCTCTAAAGGAGATGACTTTGCGCTTTCTGAACAGATCATACATCATCTTAGGAGAAGTGACACAAGAAACACCTAAGTCAATGAAGGAGAGGTTGGCCAACAGAAAGTACATTGGAGAGTGTAACTGAGGGTCTGAAGCCACAGTAAAAATGATGAGGGAGTTTCCCATCATGCTTGCCACATAAAACATGGAGGAGAACACAAAGACAAGAAGCTGAATGTCCCAGGAGTTGGTGAGTCCAAGAAATACAAACTCCGACACCACAGAGTGATTTGCTCCTTCCATGAGCATGAACATCAGTGCTACCTGGAGGAGGAAACGGGAAAAACTGTAAATTGTACTAACAGAGTATATTAAGAAAAGTTATGGAAGTCTGTTTGTAATCTAACATTAAAATCAAACTAAAGataaacatatgaaaaaatgAAATCCACTTAATGTCAAGGAGTGaactttaaaatgaaagtgaaataTCACTTCATACTTGTTAAAAGAGGCTTTAACAAAAGGTCAAAAAAGTTCATAATggatatgaaaaataaatctatctTTAAATTGTTGATAAGCATATAAATAGTGCAacattacaaaagaaaattacaatacatctcaaaatttcaaaatatggtTTTATGTAGCTCAGGAATAAAGCACTCACTTACTAAGGCATTGACCATggttttggaaaaaagaaagaagaaaggggaaagggagggagggatatagagagggag
This genomic interval carries:
- the LOC131908462 gene encoding olfactory receptor 4F3/4F16/4F29-like, translating into MLMEGANHSVVSEFVFLGLTNSWDIQLLVFVFSSMFYVASMMGNSLIIFTVASDPQLHSPMYFLLANLSFIDLGVSCVTSPKMMYDLFRKRKVISFRGCVIQIFSIHVIGGVEMVLLIAMAFDRYVAICKPLHYLTIMGPRMCLSFVVTAWLVGLTHSLVQLAFVVNLPFCGPNVLDSFYCDLPRFIKLACIDTHKLEFMVTANSGFISVGSFIILIISYIVIIITVQKHSSSGSSKALSTLSAHISVVVLFFGPLIFVYTWPSSTIHLDKFLAIFDAVFTPFLNPVIYTFRNQEMKMAMKRVCRQLLSYRKIS